A single window of Mycolicibacterium aurum DNA harbors:
- a CDS encoding SDR family NAD(P)-dependent oxidoreductase → MNTQVPTTLLAGRTVIVTGAARGVGKGIATALVERGASVLIVDREDAALAATAESFRESGRPVQPLVADLREPGCAERIVATAIEAFGTVHGLVNNAIATNEPKPLQDITREDYDLVFDVGPRATFELMQAVYPVFLANGGGSIVNLGSGSGTIGLPRFGAYAAAKEAIRGMSKVAALEWGKHNIRVNVVCPYAETESIKAWSEWDPKTYERTVRAVPLGRLGHVADDIGPAVCFLLSDEASFVTAQTIMLDGGAAGFR, encoded by the coding sequence GTGAACACTCAGGTTCCGACCACGCTGCTGGCCGGCCGCACCGTGATCGTCACCGGTGCCGCGCGTGGGGTGGGCAAGGGCATCGCCACGGCGCTGGTCGAACGCGGAGCATCGGTGCTCATCGTCGACCGGGAGGACGCAGCCCTGGCCGCGACCGCCGAATCATTCCGCGAGTCCGGCAGGCCGGTGCAGCCACTGGTGGCCGACCTGCGTGAGCCCGGTTGTGCCGAGCGCATAGTGGCGACCGCGATCGAGGCATTCGGCACCGTGCACGGGCTGGTGAACAATGCCATCGCCACCAACGAACCGAAACCACTGCAGGACATCACCCGTGAGGACTACGACCTCGTGTTCGACGTCGGCCCCCGCGCCACGTTCGAGCTGATGCAGGCGGTGTACCCGGTGTTCCTCGCCAACGGCGGCGGCAGCATCGTCAACCTGGGATCGGGGTCGGGCACCATCGGGCTGCCCAGGTTCGGCGCGTACGCGGCGGCCAAGGAGGCGATCCGGGGTATGTCGAAAGTTGCTGCGCTGGAGTGGGGCAAGCACAACATCCGGGTCAACGTGGTGTGCCCGTACGCCGAGACTGAGAGCATCAAGGCGTGGAGCGAGTGGGACCCCAAGACCTACGAGCGGACCGTGCGCGCGGTGCCGTTGGGCCGGCTCGGCCACGTCGCCGACGACATCGGGCCCGCGGTGTGCTTCCTGCTCAGCGACGAGGCGTCATTCGTCACCGCGCAGACCATCATGCTGGACGGTGGGGCAGCGGGCTTCCGCTGA
- a CDS encoding CobW family GTP-binding protein yields MQPIPVIALTGYLGAGKTTLLNHVLRSPNARIGVVINDFGELNVDAGLVTGQVDEPASIAGGCICCLPDDGGLDVALTRLADPKLRLDAIIVEASGLADPVAVSRIIRFSGVDGVRPGGVVDVLDAATHFHIVDRDATPPARYGAATLVVVNKLDQVPEGERPAALARIESRVRALNPHAYVVGAVGGRIDPALLYDVPAAAEEAGQLTFRELLFDAEPAPAAHGHGDGDHHHVHADSVTVIGEGCVDPAAVIDLLEQPPAGVYRMKGTVGVRYRAGTRNYTVNVVGPSVHIAVAPSRSTANSLVAIGMNLDTDDVRERMRCALAPVTGTTPAQGIRRLQRYRRLSI; encoded by the coding sequence GTGCAGCCGATTCCCGTCATCGCCCTCACCGGCTATCTCGGCGCAGGTAAGACGACGCTTCTCAACCACGTGCTGCGCAGCCCGAACGCCCGGATCGGCGTCGTCATCAACGACTTCGGCGAACTCAACGTGGACGCGGGACTGGTCACGGGTCAGGTGGACGAACCCGCCTCGATAGCGGGCGGTTGCATCTGCTGCCTGCCCGACGACGGCGGCCTCGACGTCGCACTGACACGCCTCGCCGACCCCAAGCTCCGCCTCGACGCGATCATCGTCGAGGCGAGTGGCCTCGCCGATCCTGTCGCGGTGTCCCGCATCATCCGCTTCAGCGGCGTCGACGGCGTCCGTCCCGGCGGTGTCGTCGACGTGCTCGACGCAGCCACCCACTTCCACATCGTCGACCGTGACGCCACCCCGCCGGCACGCTATGGCGCCGCCACCCTTGTCGTGGTCAACAAGCTCGACCAGGTCCCCGAGGGTGAGCGGCCGGCCGCGCTGGCGCGCATCGAGAGCCGGGTCCGCGCACTCAACCCGCACGCGTACGTCGTCGGGGCGGTTGGCGGACGTATCGACCCCGCACTGCTCTACGACGTCCCCGCCGCCGCGGAGGAGGCCGGCCAGCTCACGTTCCGCGAGTTGTTGTTCGACGCCGAGCCCGCACCGGCCGCACACGGCCACGGTGACGGCGACCACCACCACGTCCATGCCGATTCGGTCACCGTGATTGGCGAGGGCTGTGTCGATCCCGCCGCGGTCATCGACCTTCTTGAGCAGCCGCCGGCCGGGGTGTACCGGATGAAGGGGACCGTCGGTGTCCGCTACCGGGCCGGCACGCGCAACTACACGGTGAACGTGGTGGGTCCGTCGGTGCACATCGCCGTGGCGCCCTCTCGTTCCACTGCCAACAGCCTCGTCGCGATCGGGATGAACCTCGACACCGACGACGTGCGGGAGCGCATGCGCTGCGCCCTGGCACCTGTCACCGGAACCACACCCGCACAGGGCATTCGACGGCTCCAGCGCTATCGCCGGCTCAGCATCTGA
- a CDS encoding diguanylate cyclase domain-containing protein: protein MPVLRALLGISEAVLRADYFDEVLEVIAEQARTALAAASLSICRWEPDRAAMRILVNVGDLAPHEQRWPEDVFYPVESYSNINALLRQGVSYAFALDDADCPPESRRALVGLGKESELAVPVMVAESMWGIIWATGAGSRKFGSADIQLLQAIAAHTAVAIGRSELLTTVWRYAYEDPLTGIANRRVIDQRLAEIDWERAYPVVLLCDLDGFKRINDRNGHPAGDQLLRDVARELDRQTATIDGAVAGRLGGDEFCVLLPDGTLASAQVFAIDATKAIRGAVGPDVSLSWGAAAAGPDIRDGQHLLAAADAALMESKRQGPARFSTGVSTTMVPGGIDRRDRLQGELRGVEQLAGIVVHALDRQPELTVPAALEILAMQVQQVISTSGWSISVCPEGSTTLRAVRSVDFVLRPESGLSVMTELGPGAYDVADYPATAQALAEGTTFVAAVGLEGSDAAEMALLSRFGYRAVLGVGVPAGRQAFLLEFFSHGGHQELVEIAPLIRVLANYCASKLSGSPLPHRPA, encoded by the coding sequence GTGCCCGTCCTCAGAGCTCTGCTCGGGATCTCCGAAGCTGTGCTGCGCGCAGACTATTTCGACGAGGTGCTCGAGGTCATCGCCGAGCAGGCACGAACTGCGTTGGCAGCCGCGTCCCTGTCGATCTGCCGGTGGGAACCCGACCGCGCGGCGATGCGGATTCTCGTCAATGTCGGTGATCTCGCTCCGCACGAACAGCGTTGGCCCGAGGACGTGTTCTACCCCGTCGAGTCCTACTCGAACATCAACGCATTGCTCAGGCAGGGCGTCTCCTACGCGTTCGCACTCGACGACGCGGACTGCCCACCCGAATCACGGCGCGCGCTGGTCGGCCTCGGCAAGGAGAGCGAACTGGCCGTTCCGGTGATGGTCGCCGAATCGATGTGGGGAATCATCTGGGCCACCGGTGCCGGCAGTCGGAAGTTCGGCAGCGCCGACATCCAGCTGCTGCAGGCCATCGCTGCACACACGGCCGTGGCGATCGGCCGCTCCGAGCTGCTGACCACGGTGTGGCGGTACGCCTACGAGGATCCGCTGACCGGTATCGCCAATCGGCGGGTGATCGACCAGCGGCTCGCCGAGATCGACTGGGAGCGTGCCTATCCGGTTGTCCTGCTGTGTGACCTGGACGGTTTCAAGCGGATCAACGACCGCAACGGTCACCCTGCGGGCGATCAGCTCCTGCGCGACGTCGCCCGCGAGCTGGACCGGCAGACCGCCACGATCGACGGAGCCGTCGCCGGGCGCCTCGGCGGGGACGAGTTCTGCGTGCTGCTTCCCGATGGCACGCTGGCCTCAGCGCAGGTGTTCGCCATCGACGCGACCAAGGCGATCCGCGGCGCGGTGGGCCCCGATGTCAGCCTGTCGTGGGGAGCCGCGGCCGCCGGTCCCGATATCCGCGACGGCCAGCATCTGCTGGCCGCAGCGGATGCCGCGCTGATGGAGTCCAAGCGGCAGGGGCCCGCGCGGTTCAGCACCGGGGTGTCGACGACGATGGTGCCGGGTGGCATCGACCGTCGCGACCGTCTGCAGGGTGAGCTGCGCGGAGTCGAGCAGCTGGCCGGCATCGTCGTCCACGCCCTCGACCGCCAGCCGGAGTTGACCGTGCCCGCCGCGCTGGAGATCCTCGCGATGCAGGTGCAACAGGTGATCAGTACGTCCGGCTGGTCCATCTCGGTGTGTCCGGAGGGCTCCACGACGCTGCGTGCGGTTCGCAGCGTCGACTTCGTGCTGCGGCCGGAGTCCGGTCTGTCGGTGATGACCGAGCTCGGGCCGGGTGCGTACGACGTGGCCGACTACCCGGCCACGGCGCAAGCCCTGGCCGAGGGCACCACGTTCGTGGCGGCCGTCGGTCTGGAGGGCTCCGATGCCGCGGAGATGGCGCTGCTGTCCAGATTCGGGTATCGGGCGGTTCTCGGCGTGGGGGTGCCCGCCGGGCGGCAGGCATTCCTGCTCGAGTTCTTCTCACACGGCGGCCATCAGGAACTTGTCGAGATCGCGCCGCTGATACGGGTTCTCGCCAACTACTGCGCGTCGAAGCTCAGCGGAAGCCCGCTGCCCCACCGTCCAGCATGA
- a CDS encoding aspartate aminotransferase family protein, translated as MLNETLEETLLPNGLTVEAARAEAARTYELDRAHVFHSWSAQADISPMTIVASEGCHVWDGDGNKLLDFSSMLVNTNIGHQHPKVVAAIADQAAKLCTVAPQHANDARSEAARLIAERTPGELDKIFFTNGGADAVEHAVRMARLHTGRYKVLARYRSYHGGTETAINLTGDPRRWPNDHGNAGVVHFSGPFLYRSQFHATTEAEESERALAHLENVIRMEGPSTIAAIILESIPGTAGIMVPPPGYIAGVRALCDEYGIIFIADEVMAGFGRSGKWFSIDHFDVVPDLLTFAKGVNSGYVPLGGVAISPTIYETFAHRAYPGGLTYSGHPLATAAAVATINAMAEEGIVENAARIGSEVIGPTLTDLAARHRCVGEVRGAGVFWAVELVADQQTREPLAPYGSSSAAMNSVIAECKKLGLLPFANYNRIHVVPPCIVTEEQAREGLAILDRALDVADAAIADA; from the coding sequence CAACGAGACTCTTGAAGAAACCCTGCTTCCCAATGGCCTGACCGTCGAGGCGGCGCGCGCGGAAGCCGCTCGCACGTACGAGCTCGATCGCGCCCACGTTTTCCATTCGTGGTCGGCCCAGGCCGACATCTCGCCGATGACGATCGTGGCCTCCGAGGGCTGCCATGTCTGGGACGGCGACGGCAACAAGCTGCTCGACTTCTCCTCCATGCTGGTGAACACCAACATCGGCCATCAGCACCCGAAAGTCGTTGCCGCCATAGCCGACCAGGCCGCCAAACTGTGCACGGTGGCACCGCAGCACGCGAACGACGCCCGCTCGGAGGCGGCGCGGTTGATCGCCGAGCGCACCCCGGGCGAGCTCGACAAGATCTTCTTCACCAACGGCGGCGCGGACGCGGTCGAGCACGCGGTGCGGATGGCCCGTCTGCACACCGGCCGCTACAAGGTGCTGGCCCGCTACCGCTCGTACCACGGCGGCACCGAGACGGCGATCAACCTCACCGGCGACCCGAGGCGCTGGCCCAACGACCACGGCAACGCGGGTGTGGTCCACTTCTCCGGCCCCTTCCTGTACCGGTCGCAGTTCCATGCCACCACCGAGGCAGAGGAGAGTGAGCGCGCCCTGGCCCACCTGGAGAACGTCATCCGGATGGAGGGCCCGTCGACCATCGCGGCCATCATTCTCGAGTCCATTCCCGGCACCGCGGGCATCATGGTGCCGCCGCCCGGCTACATCGCGGGCGTACGCGCACTGTGCGACGAGTACGGCATCATCTTCATCGCAGATGAGGTGATGGCCGGCTTCGGGCGCAGCGGAAAGTGGTTCTCCATCGACCATTTCGACGTCGTCCCGGACTTGCTGACCTTCGCCAAGGGCGTCAACTCCGGCTACGTCCCCCTGGGCGGCGTGGCCATCAGTCCCACGATCTACGAAACCTTCGCCCACCGCGCATATCCGGGTGGCCTGACGTACTCGGGCCATCCACTCGCGACCGCCGCCGCGGTGGCCACGATCAACGCGATGGCCGAGGAGGGCATCGTCGAGAACGCGGCGCGCATCGGCAGCGAGGTGATCGGTCCCACGCTCACCGATCTGGCGGCCCGTCACCGCTGCGTCGGTGAGGTGCGCGGCGCGGGTGTGTTCTGGGCGGTCGAACTTGTCGCAGACCAGCAGACCCGCGAACCACTGGCACCCTACGGAAGTTCCAGCGCCGCAATGAATTCGGTGATCGCCGAGTGTAAGAAGCTGGGCCTGCTGCCCTTTGCCAACTACAACCGCATCCACGTCGTTCCGCCGTGCATCGTCACCGAGGAACAGGCACGTGAAGGTCTGGCGATCCTGGACCGCGCCCTCGACGTCGCAGACGCGGCGATCGCCGACGCCTAG